One genomic segment of Chitinibacter sp. FCG-7 includes these proteins:
- a CDS encoding DODA-type extradiol aromatic ring-opening family dioxygenase: protein MRKFRSLFISHGAPSTVIDDIPARHFLEQLGQTMPRPRAIVLISAHNIARKTVVGTAAQWQEWHDFGGFAPELYQMQYRPNGAPELAVQIAQALAADGQDVAISDDPALDHGAWVPLKLIYPQADVPLVTISLSQGMDNAAHWGLDNAAHWRLGERLGQVLPDDVLLMTSGSITHNLRDAFSRMQSDTGEYTVEQYASEFIAGSYVALNTQGKAFWLDWQNRLRHARRAHPTPEHFLPLLIARAAAGIDGEAPSVTPLHQSIELGVLGMDVIGLNWS from the coding sequence ATGCGCAAATTTCGCAGCTTATTTATTAGTCATGGTGCGCCATCGACGGTGATTGATGACATCCCGGCTCGCCATTTTCTTGAGCAACTGGGCCAAACCATGCCGCGTCCGCGCGCGATTGTGCTGATCTCGGCGCACAATATCGCCCGTAAAACCGTCGTAGGTACGGCGGCACAATGGCAGGAATGGCATGATTTTGGCGGCTTTGCGCCCGAGCTGTACCAGATGCAATATCGCCCGAATGGCGCGCCTGAGCTGGCGGTGCAGATCGCACAAGCCTTGGCGGCAGACGGGCAGGACGTGGCGATCAGCGATGATCCGGCGCTCGATCATGGCGCGTGGGTGCCGCTCAAACTGATCTACCCACAAGCCGATGTGCCGCTGGTGACGATTTCGCTGTCGCAAGGTATGGATAACGCAGCGCATTGGGGATTGGATAATGCCGCGCATTGGCGCTTGGGCGAGCGACTGGGGCAGGTTCTGCCCGACGATGTGTTGCTGATGACATCGGGCAGCATTACGCATAATTTGCGCGACGCCTTCTCTAGGATGCAATCGGATACAGGTGAATATACGGTAGAGCAGTATGCGTCTGAATTCATTGCTGGTAGCTATGTAGCGCTCAATACCCAGGGTAAAGCCTTCTGGCTTGACTGGCAAAATCGGCTGCGCCACGCCCGCCGTGCGCATCCAACGCCGGAGCATTTTCTGCCGTTGCTGATCGCCCGCGCTGCAGCGGGAATTGATGGTGAAGCGCCGAGCGTTACACCGCTGCACCAGAGTATTGAATTAGGCGTGCTGGGGATGGATGTGATTGGTTTGAATTGGTCTTGA
- a CDS encoding ATP-dependent DNA helicase — MTLEEAFANDGPFSVAFPGYKLRQPQLEMAQAVAKAIDEHGQLIAEAGTGTGKTFAYLVPALLSGGKTIVSTGTKTLQDQLFKRDIPSVRDVLKVPVTVALLKGRSNYVCHYHLERAEHEGRFMRREDVVDLQKVKRYAASTQSGDKAQCQGVPEDAPIWSHVTSTRDNCLGQDCPSHKECFVLKARREAQEADVVVVNHHLFFADVWLRDEGAGELLPACNTVIFDEAHQLPEVASLFFGDTLTSGQVVEIARDARAEALVVAKDFIELPNAAEALEKAAKDVRLVFKEQLRLPQHELKERFSEFFTQLAVMQDKLKTVAQLLAKQAERAEGLEKCQQRASEMLTLLDHWLEEDSKETVHWIDVTQHGFLLHVTPLNIADLFQKQINMNPRAWVFASATLAVNNQFTHFQHELGLWKAETATWDSPFDYKQQAVLYVPQDMPAPNTAGYTQAVVEKAWPLLQSTQGHAFLLFTSLKAMREAHELVVEKLKEANLDWPVFLQGTTSRTELLDQFRRAPNAILVASQTFWEGIDVRGEQLSLVVIDKLPFSPPDDPVLSARMEQITKAGRSPFMDYQLPNATITLKQGAGRLIRDETDIGILMIADTRLVEKQYGKMIWRSLPPMFRSRELANVQKFYAVKQAEKLQQSSSEQAADGGTD, encoded by the coding sequence ATGACTCTTGAAGAAGCCTTTGCCAACGATGGCCCGTTTTCTGTGGCTTTTCCCGGCTATAAACTGCGCCAGCCGCAGCTGGAAATGGCGCAGGCGGTGGCCAAGGCGATTGACGAGCACGGCCAGCTAATTGCCGAGGCGGGGACGGGGACGGGTAAAACCTTTGCCTATCTGGTTCCCGCGCTGTTATCGGGTGGTAAAACCATCGTTTCGACCGGCACTAAAACGCTGCAAGATCAGCTCTTTAAACGTGATATTCCCAGTGTGCGCGATGTGCTGAAAGTGCCGGTCACGGTGGCGCTGCTCAAAGGTCGTAGCAACTACGTTTGCCACTATCACCTGGAGCGCGCCGAACACGAAGGGCGCTTTATGCGCCGCGAGGATGTCGTCGATCTGCAAAAAGTGAAACGCTACGCGGCCAGCACGCAGTCGGGCGATAAGGCGCAATGTCAGGGCGTGCCGGAAGACGCGCCGATCTGGTCGCACGTGACCAGCACGCGTGATAATTGCCTCGGTCAGGATTGCCCCAGCCACAAAGAATGTTTCGTCCTCAAAGCGCGGCGCGAGGCGCAGGAAGCCGACGTCGTCGTCGTCAATCATCACCTGTTTTTTGCCGACGTCTGGCTGCGTGACGAAGGCGCGGGCGAGTTGCTACCCGCCTGTAATACGGTGATTTTTGACGAGGCGCACCAGCTGCCCGAAGTCGCCAGTCTATTTTTTGGCGACACGCTGACCAGCGGCCAGGTCGTCGAAATTGCGCGTGATGCGCGCGCCGAAGCGCTGGTGGTGGCGAAAGATTTTATCGAATTACCCAATGCGGCCGAAGCGCTGGAAAAAGCCGCCAAAGACGTGCGGCTGGTTTTTAAAGAACAGCTTCGCCTGCCGCAGCATGAACTCAAAGAGCGCTTTAGCGAGTTTTTCACTCAATTAGCGGTGATGCAGGACAAGCTCAAAACCGTCGCGCAATTGCTAGCCAAACAGGCCGAGCGCGCGGAAGGGCTGGAAAAATGCCAGCAACGCGCCAGTGAAATGTTGACGCTACTCGACCATTGGCTCGAAGAGGACAGCAAGGAAACGGTGCACTGGATCGACGTCACGCAGCATGGTTTCCTGTTGCATGTCACGCCGCTCAATATCGCCGATTTATTCCAGAAACAGATCAATATGAACCCGCGCGCGTGGGTTTTTGCCTCGGCCACGCTGGCGGTGAATAATCAATTTACGCATTTCCAGCACGAGCTCGGTCTATGGAAAGCCGAGACAGCGACCTGGGATAGCCCCTTCGATTACAAACAACAGGCAGTACTGTATGTGCCGCAAGACATGCCTGCGCCTAATACAGCGGGCTATACCCAGGCGGTGGTCGAAAAAGCGTGGCCATTATTGCAATCAACACAAGGCCATGCCTTCTTACTGTTTACCAGCTTAAAAGCGATGCGCGAGGCGCATGAGCTGGTGGTGGAAAAACTCAAAGAGGCCAATCTGGATTGGCCGGTGTTTTTGCAAGGCACAACCTCACGCACCGAATTACTCGATCAGTTTCGTCGCGCGCCGAACGCGATTCTGGTCGCCAGCCAGACTTTTTGGGAGGGTATCGACGTGCGCGGTGAACAATTATCGCTCGTCGTCATCGACAAGCTACCCTTTTCGCCACCGGACGATCCGGTACTGTCGGCCAGAATGGAGCAAATCACCAAGGCCGGGCGCAGCCCGTTTATGGATTACCAGCTGCCGAATGCGACGATTACGCTCAAGCAGGGCGCAGGGCGGCTGATTCGCGATGAAACCGATATTGGAATCTTGATGATTGCGGATACGCGATTGGTTGAGAAACAATACGGCAAAATGATTTGGCGCAGCCTGCCGCCGATGTTCCGCTCGCGCGAATTGGCCAATGTGCAGAAATTTTATGCCGTCAAGCAAGCGGAAAAACTGCAGCAGAGCAGCAGCGAGCAGGCCGCTGATGGCGGCACTGATTAA
- the mltG gene encoding endolytic transglycosylase MltG produces the protein MATKPPAKRKPSANSSAKPAPSAWGRLLGFALLILTVSVAAAGFWFYSWASEPQAKPAAGAVVLQAGSVQALANQLKEQGAIDSPTLFVWLARISGKDTQLKAGRYRISADISPWILLRKLAKGDTDELMVTIVEGWNWRDVRRALNAHPQLKHDSAKLSDAEILAQLGITASSPEGLFFPETYQIEAGSSDLKLLARANRLLQKKLDEAWAARKEGLPLKDPYEVLILASLVEKETGRASDRPLVAGVFINRLKLGMRLQTDPAVVYGVGEAFDGDITKAHLRTDTPYNTYTRHGLTPTPIAMVGEAALRAAVQPADTSALYFVARGDGSSQFSNTLDEHNAAVRKYLRR, from the coding sequence GTGGCGACCAAACCTCCCGCAAAGCGCAAACCCTCGGCAAACTCATCGGCTAAACCGGCTCCGTCAGCCTGGGGGCGGCTACTGGGCTTTGCCCTGCTGATTCTGACTGTGAGCGTGGCCGCGGCCGGATTCTGGTTTTACAGCTGGGCCAGCGAGCCACAAGCCAAACCTGCTGCGGGAGCCGTGGTGCTGCAAGCGGGCAGCGTGCAAGCTTTGGCGAATCAGCTTAAAGAGCAGGGCGCGATTGATTCGCCGACCTTGTTTGTCTGGCTAGCCCGCATTAGCGGCAAAGACACGCAGCTTAAAGCCGGGCGCTACCGCATTAGCGCCGATATATCGCCGTGGATTTTGTTGCGCAAGCTGGCCAAAGGCGACACCGACGAGTTGATGGTGACGATAGTCGAGGGCTGGAATTGGCGCGATGTGCGCCGTGCGCTGAATGCGCATCCGCAGTTGAAACACGATAGCGCCAAGCTCAGCGACGCCGAAATTCTGGCGCAGCTGGGGATTACGGCCAGCTCGCCCGAGGGGCTGTTTTTTCCGGAAACGTATCAGATCGAGGCGGGCAGCTCGGATCTGAAATTATTGGCGCGCGCGAATCGGCTGTTGCAGAAAAAGCTGGATGAAGCGTGGGCGGCACGCAAAGAAGGCTTGCCGCTGAAAGACCCGTACGAGGTGTTGATACTGGCGTCCTTGGTGGAAAAAGAAACCGGCCGCGCCAGTGACAGGCCGCTGGTGGCGGGCGTATTTATCAACCGGCTCAAGCTGGGAATGCGCCTGCAAACCGATCCGGCAGTGGTGTACGGTGTAGGCGAGGCGTTTGACGGCGATATCACCAAAGCCCATCTGCGCACCGATACGCCGTATAACACTTACACGCGCCATGGCCTAACACCAACGCCGATTGCCATGGTGGGCGAGGCTGCACTGCGCGCAGCGGTGCAGCCAGCAGATACCTCTGCCCTGTATTTCGTTGCACGCGGCGATGGATCTAGCCAATTTTCAAATACCCTCGATGAACATAATGCGGCCGTGAGGAAGTATTTGCGGCGCTAA
- a CDS encoding PhoX family protein, translating into MSKSNDFNDENSNHSANPTFDTILEQRLNRRGFLGMSLSGAAVLASTGLGLSACSSGESVNNSLTTPAPSSSPSPTPATPLNPIMASLGFAAVAKSTLDKVVIPAGYTYQIIYALGDPLTANTAAFKNDGTDGDFENRAGDHHDGMEYFGLDSAGKPSATGSDRALLAMNHEATTDENKSSFFLFGNGGTSTLPRPAAEVDKEVAVHGLSVVEIKASNRKWATVQASSFNRRVTPLTEVEIAGPARGNALLKTKYSPDGIKTRGTINNCGTGKSPWGTFLSGEENWSGYFYRLATDDAARNDKSVVAMKRYGRNAGAASRHGWETGGSEDKYARWNISKLGTSADGSDDYRNEMNGQGYIIEMDAYDKAKSLKKRTALGRFAHESAAFGLPVVGKPLTVYLGDDSRNEYMYKFVSKALWSAADANPADRMATGDKYLNEGTLYVAKFNADGSGEWIELSLNNPLIKNYTAYTFADQADICVNTRLAGDAVGATKMDRPEWGGVHPVTGEYYQTLTNNSNRNINASGSSQLLPDSANPRAYADVDGKKGTGNPNGHILRTKEGATVGAFSWDVYVFAAEADADKAMINLSNLTDDQDMSSPDGLVFSPSTGICWIQTDDGAYTDVTNCMMLAAIPGKVGDGANKTLSYTKADGSKLDVATKVGAAPAADKLKRFLVGPKDCEITGFCETPDGKAIFINIQHPGETTKMADIADPSKYTSQWPSNAGYGAGKRPRSATIVITKDDGGRIGS; encoded by the coding sequence ATGTCCAAGTCTAATGATTTCAATGATGAAAACTCCAACCACTCGGCCAATCCGACGTTTGACACCATTCTGGAGCAGCGTTTAAACCGCCGTGGTTTTCTGGGAATGAGTTTGTCTGGTGCTGCGGTATTGGCCAGCACTGGTTTGGGTTTATCCGCCTGTTCGTCAGGTGAGAGCGTTAATAATTCGCTGACTACGCCAGCGCCATCTAGCAGCCCATCGCCCACGCCTGCAACGCCACTCAATCCGATTATGGCTAGCCTGGGCTTTGCCGCGGTGGCCAAGAGCACGCTGGACAAAGTAGTGATCCCTGCAGGATACACCTACCAGATTATCTACGCGCTGGGCGATCCGCTGACGGCCAACACCGCTGCGTTCAAAAATGACGGCACGGATGGTGACTTTGAAAACCGCGCTGGCGACCATCACGATGGTATGGAGTATTTTGGTCTCGATAGTGCTGGCAAGCCATCAGCAACCGGTTCAGATCGTGCCTTGCTGGCAATGAATCATGAAGCGACAACGGATGAGAACAAATCGTCATTCTTCCTGTTCGGCAATGGTGGCACCAGCACTCTGCCACGTCCAGCCGCTGAAGTGGACAAAGAAGTTGCAGTTCACGGTTTGTCGGTGGTTGAAATCAAAGCGAGCAATCGCAAATGGGCTACGGTACAAGCCTCAAGCTTCAACCGCCGTGTTACGCCATTGACCGAAGTAGAAATCGCCGGTCCTGCGCGCGGCAACGCCTTGCTCAAAACCAAATATTCGCCTGATGGGATAAAAACCCGTGGCACGATCAACAACTGCGGTACTGGCAAGTCGCCTTGGGGCACTTTCCTGTCGGGTGAGGAAAACTGGTCTGGCTATTTCTACCGCTTGGCCACCGATGATGCCGCACGCAATGACAAGAGCGTTGTGGCCATGAAACGTTATGGCCGCAATGCAGGTGCTGCATCGCGCCACGGTTGGGAAACGGGCGGCAGCGAAGACAAATACGCCCGCTGGAATATCAGCAAACTGGGTACATCAGCCGATGGCAGCGATGACTATCGCAACGAGATGAATGGTCAGGGCTATATCATCGAGATGGATGCCTACGATAAAGCCAAATCACTGAAAAAACGCACTGCACTGGGCCGCTTTGCCCATGAAAGCGCGGCATTTGGCCTGCCAGTGGTGGGTAAACCACTGACTGTGTACTTGGGCGATGACTCGCGCAATGAATACATGTACAAGTTTGTTTCTAAAGCGCTGTGGTCTGCTGCAGACGCCAATCCGGCTGACCGCATGGCGACCGGTGACAAATATCTGAACGAGGGCACGCTGTACGTGGCCAAATTCAACGCCGATGGCAGCGGTGAGTGGATCGAGTTGTCACTGAATAATCCACTGATCAAAAACTACACCGCGTACACTTTTGCCGATCAGGCTGATATTTGTGTCAACACCCGTCTGGCAGGCGATGCGGTGGGTGCCACGAAAATGGATCGCCCAGAGTGGGGCGGTGTGCATCCGGTGACAGGCGAGTACTACCAGACACTGACGAACAACAGCAACCGTAATATCAATGCCAGCGGTTCGTCACAATTGCTGCCAGACAGCGCCAATCCACGCGCTTATGCCGACGTTGATGGCAAAAAAGGCACGGGTAACCCGAACGGCCATATTCTGCGTACCAAAGAAGGCGCAACAGTCGGTGCATTCAGCTGGGATGTGTATGTGTTTGCCGCCGAAGCCGATGCCGACAAGGCCATGATCAATCTGTCTAACCTGACTGATGATCAGGATATGTCATCACCTGATGGCTTGGTGTTTAGCCCAAGTACTGGTATTTGCTGGATTCAGACCGATGACGGCGCCTATACCGACGTGACCAACTGCATGATGCTGGCCGCGATTCCTGGCAAAGTGGGCGATGGCGCAAATAAAACGCTCAGCTACACCAAAGCTGATGGCAGCAAGCTGGATGTGGCGACCAAAGTCGGTGCCGCACCTGCCGCAGACAAATTGAAACGCTTCCTAGTTGGTCCGAAAGATTGCGAGATCACGGGTTTCTGCGAAACACCAGACGGCAAGGCGATCTTTATCAATATCCAGCATCCGGGTGAAACGACCAAGATGGCCGATATTGCTGACCCGAGCAAGTACACTAGCCAGTGGCCAAGCAATGCCGGTTACGGGGCAGGCAAACGCCCGCGCTCGGCAACGATTGTGATCACCAAGGATGACGGTGGTCGTATTGGTTCCTGA
- a CDS encoding PP2C family protein-serine/threonine phosphatase, with protein sequence MKFTVFQDSRKGGREYNQDRVGYSYSRDALLLVVADGMGGHLHGEVAAQITVELLSDQFQKKAAPIIHSPAQFLADALLNCHEAIYNYAIAQHLLEVPRTTVVACIIQDDIAYWAHVGDSRLYLIRNGKTIAQTRDHSKVQKLVESGVITAEQALHHAEKNKIYNCLGGTLMPDIDVGGRVMLQDGDCVMLCTDGLWGSLADDEINHFLTSFPVMFAVPQLLDKAELRGGKFGDNLTALAINWHEADMAEDPSFVSTVKLDQNTISTHVDALGASATPSISEEDIERAIAEIQAAISKFSK encoded by the coding sequence ATGAAATTTACCGTTTTTCAGGATAGCCGCAAGGGTGGCCGTGAATACAATCAGGATCGCGTGGGCTACTCCTACAGCCGCGATGCCTTGCTGCTGGTCGTGGCCGACGGCATGGGTGGGCATTTGCACGGCGAAGTCGCCGCACAGATCACGGTGGAGCTGCTAAGCGATCAGTTTCAAAAGAAAGCTGCGCCAATTATCCATAGCCCGGCGCAATTTCTGGCCGATGCGCTGCTCAATTGCCATGAAGCCATTTACAACTACGCCATTGCACAGCATTTGCTGGAAGTGCCGCGCACCACAGTCGTCGCCTGCATTATCCAGGACGATATTGCCTACTGGGCACATGTGGGCGATTCACGCCTCTACCTGATCCGCAACGGCAAAACCATCGCGCAAACGCGTGATCACTCCAAGGTGCAAAAGCTGGTTGAATCCGGCGTAATCACCGCCGAGCAGGCCTTGCATCACGCAGAAAAGAATAAAATCTACAATTGCCTGGGCGGCACGCTAATGCCGGATATTGATGTCGGCGGACGGGTCATGCTGCAGGATGGCGATTGCGTCATGCTCTGTACTGACGGGCTGTGGGGCTCTTTGGCGGATGATGAAATCAACCACTTTCTGACCTCGTTCCCGGTGATGTTTGCCGTGCCCCAATTGCTCGACAAAGCCGAATTGCGCGGCGGCAAATTTGGTGACAATCTGACCGCACTGGCCATTAACTGGCATGAAGCCGATATGGCCGAAGACCCCAGCTTTGTCTCGACCGTCAAGCTTGATCAGAACACGATCAGCACCCATGTCGATGCGCTGGGCGCTAGCGCCACGCCGTCGATCAGCGAAGAAGACATCGAACGCGCCATTGCCGAAATCCAGGCGGCAATCAGCAAGTTCTCCAAGTAA
- a CDS encoding serine/threonine protein kinase, whose product MATPSNQPLSRGFQLQNYTIAKLLSAGGFSIVYLAHDENDYPVAIKEYLPNSLALRKEGVAVQATSEENIALFRHGLKCFFEEGKTLARIQHPNIVRVLNFFRANETVYMVMEYERGRTLQKEIQLNHEREGVDEKLIRSVFYNLLNGLREVHLNKLLHLDIKPANIYIRKDGSPVLLDFGSARQTLSTEHARLTPMYTPGFAAPEQYRRKDQLGPWTDIYGVGASMFACIAGTAPQASDSREKEDKVQRLETLYADRYSPELLNLIHQCIAVDPAQRPQSVLQIQKLLLEPGSPPNKKSNLLNSIKRKWQDMTRPKRKGEE is encoded by the coding sequence ATGGCCACCCCTAGCAATCAACCGCTTTCGCGCGGATTCCAGTTACAAAATTACACGATTGCCAAGCTACTCTCAGCTGGCGGCTTCAGTATTGTCTATTTGGCGCACGACGAGAACGATTATCCGGTCGCCATCAAGGAGTATTTGCCCAATTCGCTCGCGCTGCGCAAAGAAGGCGTTGCCGTGCAGGCCACCAGCGAAGAGAACATCGCGCTGTTTCGCCATGGGCTGAAGTGTTTCTTTGAAGAAGGTAAAACGCTGGCGCGAATTCAGCACCCGAATATTGTGCGGGTACTGAATTTTTTCCGCGCCAACGAAACCGTCTATATGGTGATGGAATACGAGCGCGGGCGTACCTTGCAAAAAGAAATCCAGCTCAACCACGAGCGCGAAGGCGTCGATGAAAAGCTGATCCGTAGCGTTTTTTACAATCTGCTCAACGGCCTGCGTGAAGTACACCTGAATAAGCTGCTGCACCTCGATATCAAGCCGGCCAATATTTATATCCGCAAAGATGGCTCGCCTGTACTGCTTGATTTTGGTTCGGCCCGCCAGACACTTAGCACCGAACACGCACGCCTAACGCCCATGTATACGCCCGGCTTTGCCGCACCAGAACAATATCGGCGCAAAGATCAATTAGGGCCTTGGACCGATATTTATGGTGTTGGCGCGTCCATGTTTGCCTGCATTGCCGGTACAGCACCGCAGGCCTCGGACTCGCGCGAAAAGGAAGACAAAGTTCAGCGCCTTGAAACGCTGTACGCTGATCGCTATTCGCCCGAATTGCTCAATCTGATCCATCAGTGCATCGCAGTGGATCCGGCTCAGCGCCCGCAAAGCGTATTACAAATCCAGAAACTCCTGCTTGAACCGGGCTCGCCGCCGAATAAAAAATCCAATCTGCTCAATTCGATCAAACGCAAATGGCAAGATATGACCCGCCCCAAGCGCAAAGGTGAAGAATGA
- a CDS encoding YicC/YloC family endoribonuclease gives MTGYASSQRELSHGVLTVELRAVNHRFLDLTLRLPEDFRALEGAVREKLTGRLNRGKLECRVSFNAREGAATQLRLNNALVAELLRLADQVKEHQLQAGDLRMGEILRWPGVIESDALPTDLLQSTALEILDAALDEFLASRAREGAKLGEILLARADEMEHILLEIKPRLPQIIDEYETKLKQRFIDAIGTADDDRIRQELVLFAQKIDVQEEVDRLHTHIAELRRIVKTGGNAGKRLDFLMQELNREANTFGSKSVSVDTTKVAMALKVLIEQMREQIQNIE, from the coding sequence ATGACTGGTTACGCCAGTAGTCAACGCGAATTGTCGCATGGTGTTCTGACCGTTGAGTTGCGCGCGGTCAACCATCGTTTTCTGGATCTAACCCTGCGTTTACCAGAGGATTTTCGTGCGCTCGAAGGCGCGGTTCGCGAAAAGCTCACCGGTCGTCTCAACCGTGGCAAGCTTGAATGCCGTGTCAGTTTCAATGCCAGAGAGGGTGCCGCAACCCAGTTGCGCCTAAACAACGCTTTGGTCGCCGAGCTGCTGCGGCTGGCCGATCAGGTGAAGGAGCATCAACTGCAGGCGGGTGATTTGCGCATGGGGGAAATCCTGCGCTGGCCCGGCGTGATCGAGTCAGATGCCTTGCCCACTGACCTTTTGCAGAGCACCGCGCTGGAAATTCTGGATGCCGCACTGGATGAGTTTCTGGCTTCCCGTGCCCGCGAAGGCGCCAAGCTGGGTGAAATCCTGCTGGCTCGCGCTGATGAAATGGAGCACATTCTGCTGGAGATCAAACCGCGCCTGCCGCAAATTATCGACGAGTACGAGACAAAATTAAAACAGCGCTTCATTGATGCGATTGGCACTGCCGATGATGATCGCATCCGTCAGGAACTAGTGCTGTTTGCGCAGAAAATCGACGTGCAGGAAGAAGTGGATCGTCTGCACACCCATATTGCCGAACTGCGCCGGATTGTGAAAACTGGCGGCAACGCGGGCAAACGCCTCGATTTCCTGATGCAGGAACTCAACCGTGAAGCCAATACCTTTGGCTCCAAATCCGTTTCGGTGGATACGACGAAAGTGGCGATGGCACTCAAAGTGCTGATCGAGCAGATGCGCGAGCAAATTCAGAACATTGAATGA
- a CDS encoding tyrosine-type recombinase/integrase, translating into MGKLNDLLIKSWVKKDERFQGRADGNGLVLRFRKGDAVPQWYFRYEFQGNDRKLSIGSYGVLSLAEARKEAIRLMAKVKLGHDVAGEKQARIVEAAAKIEEKRRDIDVATLADDYYQSEVLPNIKTHYIQKRQIDKDIRPAIGRMSIKDVKPTDIVALLQPIKERGAPTMANRVLILCKCLFGFAVRRGLLVTNPAVELLPIDAGGKQEARTRALTRPELCQLFSAMKQAKGFSVQNDLTIRLLLILACRKMELAGAKWAEFDLDEAVWHLPEENSKTEVAIDVPLPPIAVEYLRELKRLSGASPYVLPARRMGARNCPHISESTLNTALGKVKRCMPDVPDFIVHDLRRTARTQLSALGIAPHIAERCLNHKLGGVAGVYDTHDFFEERREAHNKLAALMHDLEFGKGNVIDLKNKKPAKTKAA; encoded by the coding sequence ATGGGTAAGCTGAATGATCTACTGATCAAGTCTTGGGTTAAGAAAGACGAGCGATTCCAGGGGCGTGCCGATGGCAATGGGCTGGTGCTGCGCTTTCGTAAAGGCGATGCTGTGCCTCAATGGTATTTCCGCTATGAATTTCAGGGCAATGATCGCAAGCTGAGTATTGGCAGCTATGGTGTCTTGTCGCTTGCTGAGGCACGTAAAGAGGCTATTCGCCTTATGGCCAAGGTTAAGCTTGGTCATGATGTCGCGGGAGAGAAACAAGCTCGTATCGTTGAAGCCGCAGCCAAGATCGAGGAAAAACGCCGTGATATTGATGTGGCGACGCTGGCTGATGACTATTACCAGTCCGAAGTCCTGCCCAACATCAAGACCCATTACATTCAAAAGCGCCAAATCGACAAAGATATTCGTCCAGCTATAGGCCGAATGAGTATCAAAGACGTAAAGCCTACGGATATCGTGGCTTTGCTCCAGCCGATTAAAGAGCGGGGCGCACCGACAATGGCCAACCGCGTTCTAATTCTGTGCAAGTGCTTATTCGGGTTTGCTGTGCGTCGTGGCTTGCTAGTAACAAACCCTGCGGTAGAGCTGCTGCCAATTGATGCGGGTGGCAAGCAGGAAGCGAGAACCCGAGCATTGACGCGTCCCGAGCTGTGTCAGCTTTTCAGTGCCATGAAGCAGGCCAAAGGGTTTAGTGTTCAAAATGACTTAACAATCCGGCTGCTGCTGATATTGGCGTGCCGCAAAATGGAATTGGCTGGTGCCAAGTGGGCAGAGTTCGATCTTGATGAGGCAGTCTGGCATTTGCCAGAGGAAAACAGCAAAACCGAGGTGGCGATTGATGTGCCGTTGCCGCCGATTGCCGTTGAGTATTTGCGAGAGTTAAAGCGGCTATCTGGTGCAAGCCCATATGTGCTGCCTGCGCGGCGCATGGGGGCGCGTAATTGCCCGCACATCAGCGAAAGCACACTGAATACCGCGCTGGGTAAGGTAAAGCGCTGTATGCCGGACGTGCCCGATTTTATTGTGCATGACTTGCGCCGCACGGCCAGAACCCAGCTTAGCGCTTTGGGTATTGCGCCGCATATTGCTGAGCGCTGCCTGAATCACAAGCTGGGCGGTGTGGCAGGTGTGTACGATACCCATGATTTCTTTGAAGAGCGCCGTGAGGCCCACAATAAGCTGGCAGCATTGATGCATGATCTAGAGTTTGGCAAAGGTAATGTGATCGATCTGAAGAACAAAAAGCCAGCTAAAACCAAAGCTGCATAA
- a CDS encoding DUF2281 domain-containing protein, with product MTQAQRLIELANTLPEAALAEVVDFAEFVAQKQARATAVEPLEHLIGSLKEDPAFANCDPLAVQNEMRNEWVR from the coding sequence ATGACCCAAGCACAACGATTGATTGAGTTGGCAAACACGCTGCCCGAGGCAGCTTTGGCCGAGGTGGTGGACTTTGCTGAGTTTGTGGCACAGAAACAAGCCCGAGCTACAGCAGTTGAGCCGCTTGAACACCTGATTGGCAGCTTGAAAGAAGATCCTGCATTTGCAAATTGCGATCCACTGGCAGTGCAGAACGAAATGCGCAATGAGTGGGTGCGCTAA
- a CDS encoding type II toxin-antitoxin system VapC family toxin, translated as MLLDTNIIIGLLAGTEAAVASFRTKNVPLARCSVSVITRIEVLSWQGMTPEADTKARALLAGLRVLPIIEEIEVATIALRRSRKVKLPDALIAATAQAHGLQLLTLDQGLLSVFNDSN; from the coding sequence ATGCTGCTCGATACCAATATCATCATCGGACTATTGGCGGGCACGGAAGCTGCCGTTGCGTCTTTTCGTACCAAGAATGTGCCATTGGCCAGATGTAGCGTGTCGGTAATTACGCGCATTGAGGTATTGAGCTGGCAGGGTATGACGCCTGAGGCCGATACCAAGGCCAGAGCTTTGCTGGCTGGCCTGCGTGTATTGCCAATTATTGAAGAGATTGAGGTTGCGACCATCGCGCTACGCCGTAGCCGCAAGGTGAAATTGCCAGATGCGTTGATTGCTGCCACGGCACAGGCTCATGGCCTGCAATTGCTCACGTTAGATCAAGGATTGCTTTCGGTATTTAACGACAGCAACTAA